Proteins from a genomic interval of Denticeps clupeoides chromosome 20, fDenClu1.1, whole genome shotgun sequence:
- the LOC114770604 gene encoding histone deacetylase 9-B-like — MLQTVYEGEMRISPDWRQKVLDDDGVSRELNGSGVSTAAGGAAVQSGMRCWERESDDWEWQLQKELALIQRQQHIQKQLLISEFHKQHQNLLRQHQAQLQEHVKALLALRQQQEVLSESHRLEVEEEPGQEEHEHVEEQEHQMNEQPPLLTNRKNERSRESATASTEVRQKLHDFLLSKLAKDPSVGSPGQPLPHPSKIWYMATQHMSMEQSSPPLGETPPTFKSPLPSSPETRGDFPLRKTASEPNLKVRSRLKQKVSERRSGPIQRRRDGSVLVAPHRIRGLEPSDTSANDSTPGSGSSSPIGFCSTENVTSHRPSTIHLEPRLLKSEGSLALLTLYSSPSLPNLTLGLQSAASPPTAATALKERPGKPTPRQSLGAVPPVSLETKVNNSQQALLQHILMKDHMRQQKMLPPGNSAVPALPVSPLVLKDRSTSSSRPRLPRQHRPLNRTQSAPLPHSTLAHLVLQQQHHSFVEKQKQLHQQVHLSQILRQPSTHLTEDDDKATMGDVLPPGGVIRHHGLSSTGGGNRGHTLIETQFTGIKVKERAPV; from the exons ATGTTACAGACTGTTTATGAAGGCGAGATGCGTATCAGCCCAGACTGGCGGCAGAAGGTCCTGGATGACGATGGTGTGTCCAGGGAGCTGAACGGATCAG GTGTGAGTACGGCAGCTGGCGGAGCTGCAGTGCAGTCTGGGATGCGCTGCTGGGAGCGGGAATCAGACGACTGGGAGTGGCAGCTGCAGAAGGAGCTGGCACTGATCCAGCGGCAGCAGCACATCCAGAAACAGCTGCTGATCTCCGAGTTCCACAAGCAGCACCAGAACCTGCTGCGGCAGCACCAGGCCCAGCTGCAGGAGCACGTCAAG GCTCTGCTGGCTTTacggcagcagcaggaggtcTTGTCGGAGTCGCACCGGCTGGAGGTTGAGGAGGAGCCGGGGCAGGAGGAGCATGAGCATGTGGAAGAACAGGAGCACCAGATGAATGAGCAGCCGCCGCTCCTCACAAATCGAAAGAACGAGCGCAGCAGAGAGA GTGCGACGGCCAGTACTGAGGTCAGACAGAAGCTTCATGACTTTCTGCTGAGTAAACTGGCCAAAGACCCAAGCGTCGGCAGCCCAGGTCAACCTCTGCCCCATCCGTCCAAAATCTGGTACAT GGCCACCCAGCACATGTCCATGGAGCAGAGCTCTCCGCCCTTAGGGGAGACCCCCCCTACTTTCAAATCGCCCCTGCCCAGCAGCCCCGAGACAAGGGGTGACTTCCCACTCAGGAAGACCG cctCTGAGCCGAATCTGAAGGTGCGCTCCAGGCTGAAGCAGAAGGTGTCGGAACGTCGGAGCGGCCCGATCCAAAGGAGGCGAGACGGCAGCGTTCTGGTCGCGCCACACCGGATCCGCGGACTGGAGCCGAGCG ACACTTCAGCCAATGACAGCACACCGGGGTCCGGGTCCAGCTCTCCCATTGGCTTCTGCAGCACAGAAAATGTGACATCACACCGTCCGAGCACCATTCATCTTGAG CCGAGGCTCCTGAAGTCGGAGGGTTCTCTGGCGCTGCTGACCCTCTACTCCTCACCCTCTCTGCCCAACCTGACCCTTGGGCTGCAGTCCGCCGCCTCGCCGCCCACT GCCGCCACTGCGCTGAAGGAGAGGCCTGGAAAGCCGACGCCGCGCCAGTCGCTGGGTGCCGTGCCGCCTGTTTCCTTGGAAACCAAAGTCAACAACAGTCAGCAGGCACTGCTGCAGCACATCCTGATGAAGGATCACATGAGGCAGCAGAAGATGCTGCCGCCTG GTAACAGTGCTGTCCCCGCCCTCCCCGTGTCGCCGCTGGTGCTGAAGGATCGCTCCACCTCCTCTTCACGGCCCAGGCTGCCGCGTCAGCACCGGCCGCTCAACCGGACCCAGTCGGCGCCATTGCCCCACAGCACTCTAGCCCACCtggttctgcagcagcagcaccacagcTTTGtggaaaaacagaagcagctcCACCAGCAGGTCCACCTGAGCCAG atCCTGCGTCAGCCCAGCACTCACCTGACAGAGGACGATGACAAGGCCACCATGGGAGAtgtgctgccccctggtggagTCATCCGACACCACGGCCTGAGCAGCACTGGTGGAGGGAACAGAGGCCACACCCTCATTGAAACCCAGTTCACTGGCATCAAGGTGAAAGAAAGAGCACCTGTCTGA